AAGGTAATATCTAAAGCCTGTATGATAGTTTTAGGGGTGAATACCGAAGGGCAACAAGATATTTTGAGCATGAGTATTGTGGAGACAGAAAAGGCAGCTGCTTGGATGTCCATTTTAGACGATCTGCGCTCTAGAGGCGTAAAAGATATCTTCTTTCTGTGTTCGGATAACCTCTCTGGATTAGATAAAGCTGTAGAAGCTATTTTTCCAGGTAGTATACGTCAAATATGTATCGTACATCAAATTAGAAACTCTTTAAAATATGTGAGCTATAAGGACCGTAAATCAATAATGGTCGATATTAAAGCTATTTATCAAGCCGATAATGAGAAATTCGCTTTAGAGGCTTTCGAAGTCTTTAAACAAAATTGGGAAGATAAATACCTCTCTGCCGTACAGTCTTGGGAAAACAATTGGGATAATTTGACCGCGTTTTTAAACTACCCAAAAGAGATTAGAAAACTTATATATACTACCAATATCATTGAGAGTTTTAATGCCAGTTTAAGAAAATATACACGCAACAAAAAAGTCTTTCCTCATGATGATGCAGCACTGAAATCCATATATTTAGCAGCTCAAAGCATCAGCAAAAAATGGAAGAAAACACGATTTAAATGGGGCCAAATTTACAATCAATTGTATATTTGTTTTCCAAACAGGTTATAATCTATATTATTTTAACCTATGAATTTTGAAATTATTTTTCAAAAACACAAAATTTTGGATAAACTCTTTAACTATTATTGTATGATCTCTTAAAGTGGCACGGTTTGACCGAAATACGTGCCATGGTCACTCCGAAATAGCCACTAAAGATTCTTCAGTCGTTCCTCCTTCTGAATGACACCACCTTTTTAACGCTGTAACCTTGTAACCTTGTAACTTAACTTCTCGACTCCGCTCGAAGACCGTAGATAAAACAATTGAATATTCATTATTGACTATTGATTATTAACCTACTACTGAAACGTGGTCCCAACTTGTCACTCTGAGCTTGTCGAAGAGTCTTCAAAGCTAAAAGTTAAATTGTAGGTATTAGAAGTGATAATTAGTTGTTGGTTACTGGCATAAAGCATACGACCTAAGGCAAAAAACCTTCATGAATCTATGTTTTACAACAAGTTATTGAGCTAAAGATTCTTCAGTCGTTCCTCATTCTGAATGACACCATCTTTTTAACGCTGTAACCTTGTAACCTTGTAACTTAACTTCTCGACTCCGCTCGAAGACCGTAGATAAAACAATTGAATATTCATTATTGACTATTGATTATTAACCCACACTGAAACTATGCACTACGGTGTCACACTTAGCTTGTTGAAGGGCGAAGCTAAATAAGCAAGACAACTTCAATTTATTCTAGCCTTCGGCATAAAACATACAGCATATTGCCTAAAGCCTACGCCCCATACATTTTATTACGTAATTCCTTTATTTTAGGATCCTGCATATAATCATCCCAAGTGGTGTAGCGGTCTATTACACCGTTTGGCGTTAACTCAACCACTCTATTTGCTACTGTTTGTGCAAACTCATGATCATGCGTAGTAAATAGTATCGTTCCTTTAAAGTTTTTTAATGAGTTATTAAAAGCCGTTATACTTTCAAGATCTAAGTGGTTTGTTGGCTCATCAAGTTGTAACACGTTAGCACGCATCATCATCATTCTAGAAAGCATACATCTTACTTTTTCACCACCCGAAAGTACCGACGATTTTTTAAAGGCTTCTTCGCCACTAAAAATCATTTTTCCTAAGAAACCACGAATATTAACTTCTTCGCGCTCTTCCTCGGTTTTTGCCCACTGACGTAACCAATCAATTAAGGTTAAGTCGTTTTCAAAAAACTCACTATTATCTAAAGGTAAATATGATTGTGTAGTCGTAACACCCCACATGAATTTACCGGTATCGGCTTTTTCTTTATCATTTAAAATCTGATAGAATGCTGTAGTAGCTCTCGAATCACGTGAAAACACCACCACTTTATCGCCTTTGGCTAAGTTTAAATCGATGTCTTTGAAGAGCACTTCACCATCCATAGATGCTGCAAGGCCTTCAACATTTAAAATTTGATCGCCTGCTTCTCTTTCGCGCTCAAAAATAATAGCAGGATACCTTCTGCTGGTGCGTCTAATATCAGCTACATTTAATTTATCAATCATTTTCTTTCTACTGGTAGCTTGTTTACTTTTTGCTACGTTGGCAGAAAAACGACGAATAAATTCTTCTAATTCTTTCTTTTTCTCTTCCGCTTTTTTGT
This genomic interval from Tamlana carrageenivorans contains the following:
- a CDS encoding IS256 family transposase, producing the protein MNSDLEKQLDALIGKISNKEDFDQVKEQLLKRGIESLLKAEMTAHLGFQKGGSVIENNQRNGFSEKTIKTHNGEQRIKIPRDRQASFEPVIVPKHQSISQELEDCIQLLYAKGMSNSDIIDFIESTYGVQYSTSQVSIVTNQLLEDIKQWQNRPLEDVYPIVWIDAIHYKIRQEGKVISKACMIVLGVNTEGQQDILSMSIVETEKAAAWMSILDDLRSRGVKDIFFLCSDNLSGLDKAVEAIFPGSIRQICIVHQIRNSLKYVSYKDRKSIMVDIKAIYQADNEKFALEAFEVFKQNWEDKYLSAVQSWENNWDNLTAFLNYPKEIRKLIYTTNIIESFNASLRKYTRNKKVFPHDDAALKSIYLAAQSISKKWKKTRFKWGQIYNQLYICFPNRL
- a CDS encoding ABC-F family ATP-binding cassette domain-containing protein — protein: MLSVSNLSVQFGKRVLFDEVNTSFNNGNCYGIIGANGAGKSTFLKILSGKMEPTSGHVSLESGKRMSVFEQDHSLYDEHTVLETVLMGNKPLFKIKSQIDALYADYTDENAEKIGELQVQFEEMDGWNADSNAASMLSNLDIKEDLHYTMMADLDGKQKVRVLLAQALFGNPDVLIMDEPTNDLDYETISWLENFLANYDNCVIVVSHDRHFLDAVCTHISDIDFGKINHYSGNYTFWYESSQLAARQHAQQNKKAEEKKKELEEFIRRFSANVAKSKQATSRKKMIDKLNVADIRRTSRRYPAIIFEREREAGDQILNVEGLAASMDGEVLFKDIDLNLAKGDKVVVFSRDSRATTAFYQILNDKEKADTGKFMWGVTTTQSYLPLDNSEFFENDLTLIDWLRQWAKTEEEREEVNIRGFLGKMIFSGEEAFKKSSVLSGGEKVRCMLSRMMMMRANVLQLDEPTNHLDLESITAFNNSLKNFKGTILFTTHDHEFAQTVANRVVELTPNGVIDRYTTWDDYMQDPKIKELRNKMYGA